From the genome of Aquificaceae bacterium:
CTACTAAAGCCCTTTTCTCCTCATATAGTTCTTCTACATGTGGAAGAAACTATTGAACTGCCACTTGTTGAAGGAATAAGGGATGTTCTAAGCGAAAAATACAGGGAAGAAAAATTAAAACATATTGAAAAAATTAAGGACTGGCTTAGAGAATCTGGCTTTACAGCCTCAGCCTATATACTTGAGGATAGGTCTCCTGCGGATGGTATAAGGAACTTTTTGAAGGAAGACCCAGACATAGACATAGTGGTATTGGGAAGTAGAGGTCTTTCTGGCTTAAAGAGGGTGCTTCTTGGAAGCACATCCTCGGAGCTTCTGAGGTCTTTGGAAGTTTCTCTTATTATACATAGGAGTTTAGAATGAGAGTGCTTTTTTTCCTTTTGCTCTTTGGTGTGTCTTTAGCTTACAATCCATATACCGATTATGTTTTCTGCAGGCTCTATCAAGAGAAAGAACCACTCAAAGCTGAAAGCTATTGCCTGAGAGCCCTTGGAAGAGCACCAACGCCATCCTTGTATGTGGACGTTGTAAGGTTAGCCCTTCAGCTGAAAAAAAACGACATGGCACTCAAGGTTGCCAGCGAGTTTAAGTCAAAGTATCCTAATATGCCTGACCCATATCTTCTGCTCCATAGTGTATACAGTATAAGAAGAGAAGGAGAAAAAGCCCTAAAAGTCCTTGAGGAGGGATATTCAAAGAACCCAGAGTCAAGGGAAATAATGGTCTTTTTAGCGGAGGAATATCTTAGAAGAGGACATATCCCAAAGGCTCGCAGTGTGCTTACAAGGTTGGCAGAGGTTAGTCCAGAAAACCCTCTACCCTATTTTATGCTTGCAAGAATTGCCCTTTCTGAGGGTAAACAGCAAGAAGCCATAGAATACCTTGAGAAATCTCTCAAGGTGAGAGGAGACTTTGAAGCTGGTTTTATAACCCTTGGAAGCATATACGAGCAGAGAGGAGAATACTCAAGAGCGGAAAGCTTATATAAGGACATACTCAAACAAGACCCAACCAACAGAAGTGCCTTAGAAAGGCTTGCAAACATATATGCAATAACAGGCAGATATGAAGAAGCAAAGGATGTTTACCAAAAACTGGCAGAACTTTATCCCGACGGCGATTATATGTATCAGTATGCCCTTATCCTTATAAGGTCTGGAGACACGAAAAAGGCTAAAGAACTTTTAGAGAACCTGTATAGGGAAAATCCAGATAATCCCGATGTGGCTTATACCTATGCACTCCTTCTTGAGTTTGAAAAGGAAACCGACAAAGCTCTTGAAATATATCTTGACCTTCAGCAAAAGGTAGGCAACAACCCAAGGATCCTTGAGAGACTGGCGGTTATATACATAGATAGGAAAGAATACCAAAAGGCAGAGGACTTACTCAAAAAGGCTCTTGCGGTAGACCCAAACAGTTATCAGCTAAACCTTATCACGGGAAGCCTTTACAGTGAGAAGGAAGAACTTGAGGAGGCTCTTAAATACGTAAACAAAGCAGTGGAGATAAACCCGAGGGATTACAGAGGTTATTTCCTAAGAGCAATAATCTACGACAAATTGGGCAAGATACTGTCTGCGGAAGAAGACCTCAAAAAAGCTCTTGAGCTAAACCCCGATGACCCAGAGCTTTTGAACCATCTTGGATACTCTCTTCTCCTTTGGTATGAAGGTGCAAGATTGGATGAAGCAGAAGAGCTCATAAAAAGAGCCCTTGAAAAGGACCCAGAAAACCCCGCATATATAGACAGTATGGCGTGGGTTTTGTATTACCGTGGAGATTACGTAAAGGCTAAGGAGCTTCTTCTCAAAGCTCTTGAAAAGGAGAAGGAAGACCCTGTGCTATACGAGCATATGGGAGATGTCCTCCTCAAGTTAGGAAAGGAGGAGGAAGCACAGGAGTATTACAAAAAAGCCTATGACCTGCTTATGCAAGGTAAAAGAGGAGAACCGAACCAAAAGGAAAGGCTAAAGGGTAAGATAAAAGCTCAATGATATTTAGTTGGTTTTTTTGGAGGTTTTTTAGACTTGCTTTGATTATCAGCCTTTTGTTTACTTTTTTATTTCTCATATTCCAGATAATCAGACTTGACCAAATACTGTTTCAACTGCCCTTGAGAGACTCTTTGCCTTTTCTTTTGTTATGGTTTTTGTTTTATTTCTCTTACATGCTTCCAACTGCACTATTCATAGCTTTTGCCTTCCAGCTCTTTGAATTAAAAGAAAGCAAGAAACTCCATGTTATACAGTCCTTCGGAATAAGACCTATTAATCTGTATACAAGAAGCATTTTTATGCTACTTCCTGTTATTTTTGCCCTTTCCTTTGTGTTTAGCAAACTAAACGAAGAGGATATTGGTTTTGTAAGGAGACATCTTACGCTAAAATACTACGCTCTTCTATTAACTTCTGTCCCTTCAAAGAGCTTTCACACCTTCGGACAGTTCACCTTATATGTGGAAAGGAGAGATGGAAACATCCTTGAAGGTATATTTTTCAAGTTTAATGAAGGCGTGGTTGTGGCAAAGAAAGCAAGAGTGGAAGCGGGAACACTCACCTTTGAGGATGGTTCACTTCTTACCCAAAGGGAAGGAAAGACCTTTGCCACAGATTTCAAAGTCTACAAACTGAGCCTTAATAGGATAGTTGGTGACGACAAGAAAACTTCCTCAAGAGAACACTTAATAGGCATCTTTAATGCATTGTCTCCTCTAATTCTTATGGCTATTGCCTACAGGCTTATATGGTTTATAGAACATCATCACAGCTTCTATTACGCAGTGGGTTTAACCTCTGTGCTTTATCAATTAGTCCTCTTACTTCTCAAGCAAAAACTGTAGAGTTTCTACAGAATTTTCAAAAACCTACTACAAAGCCAGCAAATTTAGCCCAATCTGCTCAAGAAAAGAACAAGAAGGAGTATAAGAAAGAGCTCTTGGAAGCTATTTACCCCTACCTTTTTGCACTTAAGACATTCCTAAGAAGATTTTTATCTCCTTCTACTTTCTCAAGCCTTGCGGACGCAGAACCTATAGCAAATTTTAATTCCATCCTAACTGGCAGGTTCGTTTCCTCATCTATCCACAAATACCATGTGCCTCTGGGTTTTAGTAAACCCTTTGTCTCTATATTAGGATGCACTTCTATCTTTCTTGCAATAAAAGAGCCCGCTGGCGTGTCTATTTTTTCTCTTCCTACAACACTGTAGGGTAGCAGGTATTCCTTATCGTCATAAAACATCTTTACTGTCCCCTTGTCTACCCTTGCACTATCTCTATACAGTATTAAGCTGGCTGTATAAGGGTCTACATAGCCTCTGTAGTTATATTCCTTCTCTTCTTTCTTTTCAATTTGGTCGCTCAGTTTTACATATTTTATCTCAGTTGTCTTTATCTTACCGTTGCCAAAGATGTATTCTTGATACCTCTTGAACTCCCCCTCTTCTTGATAGTAAACAAAGCGTCGTGGAGAAAGGTCAGGAAGCCTTATCTCCGCACCACCCTTGTTGTATACCCTTTTTACCACCTTACCCACATTTATGGTTCTCACAAAGCTTTCAACTTTAAGGTTGTTGTTTTGCTGTTTGTAAGTTATGCATGTCTCTGCCACAGGCATAAAGAAAAGATAAGCTTTGTAGCAGGCTTTTAGCTCCTGGGCAAAGGAAAAACCCACAAACCCTAAAAGGACTGTAAAGACCTTAAATGCTCTATCCAAGACCTAAACTCCTCCGCCATGCTTGGATGGTTGTGCTTTAGAGCCTTTTGCACGCCTTCCTGTAGGACTTCTATAGCCTTTTCGTATTCACCAAGCTCTTCGTAGCACTTAGCGAGAATGCGATAGCCTGCACCTTCATCTTCCTTTAGGCTCAGATACTTTTCCATATGCCTTATGGTGTTTTGGTAATCTCTTAGCTTGTAGTATTCCAGTGCTAAAGAGTAATGCACCATAGGATTGTCCGGTGTCTTTTCCAACAAACTTTTAAAATACTCAAGCCTGTCCATTTTCTCTTCTTAGCTTTTCGTAGGCGGATATTACATACCCGAGGAAACTGTTTTCTGGCTGTGCACCCACAAACTCCACAAGCCCTCTATTTATAACTATCTTTGGCACACCCACAACCTGAAACCTCTCTGCAAGGTCCATATTCTCGCTGGCATCAACTATTAGTGCGGTTATGTTATCGTTTGCCATGGCAAAATTCATAGCAGTTATGGCTGCGGAAGGACAGTATCCACAGGAAGTGGTAACAAAGACCATAATCTCCATGGGTAGGTCTATGCCTTTTAGCATTTCCACAGTCTTCGCTGATAGCCTTGGCTCTCTCTTTGATACTTGCACTATACCCTGAACCAAAGTAGTAAACTCAAGCCCTGCAGGAAGACCTATGTAGCGTATGCCATAGTCCTTGTCACCCTCTATCACTATAGTAGGCACCCTGTCAATACCATACTTCTGGCTTATCTCTCTGTCTATTAGAGGCGAGTAGACCTCCAGCTTTATCTTTTCTGGGTCCACATCCGCAAGCTCCTTCAAAAGTTCTTCCGCCACTTGACAAGTCTCACAGCCTATAGCTTGAGAGAAGAGCTTTAGGTTTACTTGCTCCTTTAGCTCCTTTGAGAATATGTCTTTGAGTTGAGTCCTTACCTCAAGGTTAAGAAGCATTTTTTACCTCCTTCAGGTCTTTATTATATCCTTAAAATATAAACCATGAAAGGCAAAAGAGCCATAGTAACTGGTGGAAGCAAAGGTATAGGAAAGGCAATAGTAGAAAGACTTATAAAGGAGGGTTGGCAAGTTTGCACCTGTTCAAGAAAAGAAGAAGACCTAAGAAGATTAAAAGAAGAACTGGGAAACCCTCAAAGTCTATACATAAGAGCCTGTGATGTGGGGGATAGGGTTTCTGTTATGGAGTTTGTCCGCTTTTGCGTTCAGAATATGGGACGCATTGACCTTTTGGTAAACAACGCAAGCATTTTGGGTGAGAGGGTTTCTATTGAGGACTATCCTGAGGATGTGTGGGAAGAGGTTATAAGGGTTAATGTAAACGGAGTTTTCTATATGACAAAATATACACTTCCTTACATGAACCCTGGCTCAGTTATAGTTAATATGTCTTCCGGTGCTGGCAAAAGACCTGCACCCTACTGGGGAGCTTATGCGGTCTCCAAGTTTGGTATAGAAGGTTTTAGTCTGCTCTTGGCAGAGGAGCTAAAAGATAAGAACATAAGGGTTTACGCCTTTAACCCCGGTGCTACCAGAACGCAGATGAGAGCAAAAGCATATCCACACGAGGACCCAATGACCCTAAAGCCTCCAGAAAAAGTAGCGGACTTTATCCTAAAGCTAATAAGCTCTAAAGTTCCAAGTGGTTCTTACGATTATAATGAGTAGAATATGACTAAATATCTGGGCTAATTAATTTTAAGCGCAGGTTTTATAATATCTCTCATAGCCTATAGCTTTCAAGATAATCTTGTCCTTACCAAGCAAGCCTTTGCGGTAAGTATATCTATCTTTTTTAGGAATTGTCCTATATTACTCCCATCTTCCTCCCATATTCCTACAGATGGATAGTGTCAAGCCAACTTGGTATAAGACTGCCTACGATGTTATAAGTTTTGTGCTTTTATCCTTTATTGCGGTTTACATATACAGAAAAAAGGTTTTTTGGAGAAAGGGTATCGCCCTATGTAAGTCTTTCTGTGGGTTTTCTTGCTCTTTCGGTTTTTACCTTTTCTCTTGCTCTCCACAAGCACGTGTTTGACTTCATGGTTCCTCTTGCCTCCTTTTATAGAGCGGTGGGTTATGGACTCTTTACCTTTAGCGTGCTCTATCTAAGTGTAAGAAAGGAGTCAAAGGCTATAATGGAATCTACAAGAAAGCTCTTGTTTCTCCTAATGAAGGAAAAGCCTTTCAAGGAAGGAGATATTTTCTACATAAAGTTGGGAAAAGGCACAACCTATGGTATTTCTAACCTCTTTATTTACGACCTCAAAAATAAAAAATGGCTTGCTCAGGCTTATGAAGAGGAAAAGAAGGATATGCCTGCTATAGAGCTTATGGAAATGGGTAAGTTTTTGCAGAATCTTGGTAAGACTTATCTGGATAGAGAATATCAATATAGCCTTTATGAAGATTATCCTTTAGAAGGATTGAGAGAAAGGTCCTTGAGAGCCTTGAAAAGGCATCTATATAGGTATTCTTGCAAGACATAGTTAATCTAAGCACCGAAAAGGTTGAGGGCTTTGAAGCACTGATGAGGCTAAAAGTGGACGATGAGCTTCTTCCTGCAAGCAGGTTTATAAACATAGCAGAAGATATGGGGCTTATTCAAAAGCTGGACATTGCCATGATAGAAGGATTGTTTCAGAAGATAGCTTCTGTTAAGGATAAAAAGGATATCCTATTGTTTATTAATCTTTCTCCTCAGGACCTTACGGATGACTTTATAAAGGATGTGGTGCAAAGGGCAAAGACTTATGGTGTTGAAACTGCTCGTATAGTCTTTGAGATAACAGAAAGGGAGGCAATACAGGATATAGGTAGGATGAGTAGTTTTCTAAAAGGCTTAAAAGAGGCAGGTTTTAGGTTTGCCATAGANNNNNNNNNNNNNNNNNNNNNNNNNNNNNNNNNNNNNNNNNNNNNNNNNNNNNNNNNNNNNNNNNNNNNNNNNNNNNNNNNNNNNNNNNNNNNNNNNNNNGGTTATGCGTCTTTTCTTTACCTTAAGTATCTTCCTGTGGATTTTCTTAAAATAGTAGGAATGCCTGGACCTGCGGAAGAGAAGCTCAGGAACTTCTTCTCCAAAGGATAAAACCAAGGGTCTGAAGGAAAAGATTTACAAGAAAAACTCCTAAGGCAGTATACAAGGTTGCCTTAAACCAAAAGTCCATGGGATAGACTCTCAAAAGCATGTCTTCATCTCTAAAACGCCAGGAATAAGGGTCAAAGAAAAGGTTATGAAAGGCAGTAAAAAGCCAATCGTAGTTAACCGCAGAAGCAATTAACACAAAGAGGACAAATACCTCAAGAAGAAATCCTCCAAAGAACAAAACCTTTCCCATATCTTTTCTATTCTTTAGGCTAAAGAAGCCCAAAAGCCAA
Proteins encoded in this window:
- a CDS encoding thioredoxin family protein, translated to MLLNLEVRTQLKDIFSKELKEQVNLKLFSQAIGCETCQVAEELLKELADVDPEKIKLEVYSPLIDREISQKYGIDRVPTIVIEGDKDYGIRYIGLPAGLEFTTLVQGIVQVSKREPRLSAKTVEMLKGIDLPMEIMVFVTTSCGYCPSAAITAMNFAMANDNITALIVDASENMDLAERFQVVGVPKIVINRGLVEFVGAQPENSFLGYVISAYEKLRRENGQA
- a CDS encoding SDR family oxidoreductase — encoded protein: MKGKRAIVTGGSKGIGKAIVERLIKEGWQVCTCSRKEEDLRRLKEELGNPQSLYIRACDVGDRVSVMEFVRFCVQNMGRIDLLVNNASILGERVSIEDYPEDVWEEVIRVNVNGVFYMTKYTLPYMNPGSVIVNMSSGAGKRPAPYWGAYAVSKFGIEGFSLLLAEELKDKNIRVYAFNPGATRTQMRAKAYPHEDPMTLKPPEKVADFILKLISSKVPSGSYDYNE
- a CDS encoding tetratricopeptide repeat protein is translated as MRVLFFLLLFGVSLAYNPYTDYVFCRLYQEKEPLKAESYCLRALGRAPTPSLYVDVVRLALQLKKNDMALKVASEFKSKYPNMPDPYLLLHSVYSIRREGEKALKVLEEGYSKNPESREIMVFLAEEYLRRGHIPKARSVLTRLAEVSPENPLPYFMLARIALSEGKQQEAIEYLEKSLKVRGDFEAGFITLGSIYEQRGEYSRAESLYKDILKQDPTNRSALERLANIYAITGRYEEAKDVYQKLAELYPDGDYMYQYALILIRSGDTKKAKELLENLYRENPDNPDVAYTYALLLEFEKETDKALEIYLDLQQKVGNNPRILERLAVIYIDRKEYQKAEDLLKKALAVDPNSYQLNLITGSLYSEKEELEEALKYVNKAVEINPRDYRGYFLRAIIYDKLGKILSAEEDLKKALELNPDDPELLNHLGYSLLLWYEGARLDEAEELIKRALEKDPENPAYIDSMAWVLYYRGDYVKAKELLLKALEKEKEDPVLYEHMGDVLLKLGKEEEAQEYYKKAYDLLMQGKRGEPNQKERLKGKIKAQ
- a CDS encoding EAL domain-containing protein, with product MRLKVDDELLPASRFINIAEDMGLIQKLDIAMIEGLFQKIASVKDKKDILLFINLSPQDLTDDFIKDVVQRAKTYGVETARIVFEITEREAIQDIGRMSSFLKGLKEAGFRFAI
- a CDS encoding DUF3108 domain-containing protein, with the translated sequence MDRAFKVFTVLLGFVGFSFAQELKACYKAYLFFMPVAETCITYKQQNNNLKVESFVRTINVGKVVKRVYNKGGAEIRLPDLSPRRFVYYQEEGEFKRYQEYIFGNGKIKTTEIKYVKLSDQIEKKEEKEYNYRGYVDPYTASLILYRDSARVDKGTVKMFYDDKEYLLPYSVVGREKIDTPAGSFIARKIEVHPNIETKGLLKPRGTWYLWIDEETNLPVRMELKFAIGSASARLEKVEGDKNLLRNVLSAKR
- a CDS encoding LptF/LptG family permease: MIFSWFFWRFFRLALIISLLFTFLFLIFQIIRLDQILFQLPLRDSLPFLLLWFLFYFSYMLPTALFIAFAFQLFELKESKKLHVIQSFGIRPINLYTRSIFMLLPVIFALSFVFSKLNEEDIGFVRRHLTLKYYALLLTSVPSKSFHTFGQFTLYVERRDGNILEGIFFKFNEGVVVAKKARVEAGTLTFEDGSLLTQREGKTFATDFKVYKLSLNRIVGDDKKTSSREHLIGIFNALSPLILMAIAYRLIWFIEHHHSFYYAVGLTSVLYQLVLLLLKQKL
- a CDS encoding tetratricopeptide repeat protein, translating into MDRLEYFKSLLEKTPDNPMVHYSLALEYYKLRDYQNTIRHMEKYLSLKEDEGAGYRILAKCYEELGEYEKAIEVLQEGVQKALKHNHPSMAEEFRSWIEHLRSLQSF